A window of the Gossypium hirsutum isolate 1008001.06 chromosome A03, Gossypium_hirsutum_v2.1, whole genome shotgun sequence genome harbors these coding sequences:
- the LOC121225167 gene encoding protein TWIN LOV 1 isoform X1: MLGALLLISYFFFQIKESIQTEQACTVRILSYRKDKSSFWNCLHLSPVRNAFGKVLLKVDRGWEIGLWAKTQLLSIIKVAYFVGVQIEEECKNKERHGLSPEMRQLSTVGAVKVAVRSLSMAAGSSKS, encoded by the exons ATGTTGGGTGCATTGTTACTTATTTCCTACTTTTTCTTCCAGATAAAGGAAAGTATTCAAACAGAGCAAGCATGCACAGTACGTATTTTAAGTTACAG GAAGGACAAAAGCTCATTTTGGAATTGCCTTCACTTATCACCTGTTCGTAATGCCTTTGGCAAG GTATTGCTGAAAGTTGATCGAGGTTGGGAAATTGGGTTATGGGCTAAAACTCAGTTATTGTCGATAATCAAG GTAGCTTACTTTGTGGGGGTTCAGATTGAGGAAGAGTGTAAGAACAAGGAGAGACATGGGCTGAGCCCAGAGATGAGGCAACTTAGCACTGTAGGTGCAGTGAAGGTTGCAGTGAGGAGCTTATCAATGGCTGCTGGTTCCTCTAAGTCATAG
- the LOC121225167 gene encoding protein TWIN LOV 1 isoform X2, translated as MLGALLLISYFFFQIKESIQTEQACTVRILSYRKDKSSFWNCLHLSPVRNAFGKVAYFVGVQIEEECKNKERHGLSPEMRQLSTVGAVKVAVRSLSMAAGSSKS; from the exons ATGTTGGGTGCATTGTTACTTATTTCCTACTTTTTCTTCCAGATAAAGGAAAGTATTCAAACAGAGCAAGCATGCACAGTACGTATTTTAAGTTACAG GAAGGACAAAAGCTCATTTTGGAATTGCCTTCACTTATCACCTGTTCGTAATGCCTTTGGCAAG GTAGCTTACTTTGTGGGGGTTCAGATTGAGGAAGAGTGTAAGAACAAGGAGAGACATGGGCTGAGCCCAGAGATGAGGCAACTTAGCACTGTAGGTGCAGTGAAGGTTGCAGTGAGGAGCTTATCAATGGCTGCTGGTTCCTCTAAGTCATAG